Proteins found in one Bordetella genomosp. 9 genomic segment:
- the sdhC gene encoding succinate dehydrogenase, cytochrome b556 subunit — protein MRRNDVRARNHPAYWAFLVHRLSGLALALFLPVHFWALGQAITGEQALDGFLRLADRPLFKFAEWGLVVLLSLHLMGGLRLLIIEFAPWTHLRKDWLAVGLGVGACTGLAFLLALLR, from the coding sequence ATGCGCCGCAACGACGTCCGCGCGCGCAATCATCCCGCGTACTGGGCGTTCCTGGTGCATCGTCTTTCCGGCCTGGCGCTGGCCCTGTTCCTGCCCGTGCATTTCTGGGCGCTCGGTCAGGCCATCACGGGAGAGCAGGCCCTGGACGGTTTCCTGCGCCTGGCCGATCGGCCGCTGTTCAAGTTCGCCGAGTGGGGACTGGTGGTGCTGCTATCGCTGCACCTGATGGGCGGCCTGCGCCTGCTCATCATCGAATTCGCCCCGTGGACCCACCTGCGCAAGGACTGGCTGGCGGTGGGCCTGGGCGTGGGCGCCTGTACGGGCCTGGCGTTTCTGCTGGCGCTGTTGCGGTAA
- a CDS encoding Bug family tripartite tricarboxylate transporter substrate binding protein, which produces MHDYLYELSLRARQGGRRRWLHTCILAFAATALAISGGVQADAPWPDKPVRIIVPFTAGGTTDVVARVVGAELGQMWHQSVVIDNRPGAGGAIGATLTAKAPPDGYTLLMASGSMFTVNPYLYRNLPYTLKDFDYITNVASGPMLVLVNSALPAHDLKELIALAKAQPKKLNFGSAGNGSQVHMAGEALADAAGIQITHVPYKGEALAYNDLLAGQVQLVVGNIAAASVFAKSGKARALAVTGPARSPMMPDVPTAKEAGLPGYETTGWFALVTAVGTPKDIVDKIQRDTAKVLQNPAVREKLAGQGMTPVGNTPAELVKSIQDESGKWKAIVARRNLSID; this is translated from the coding sequence ATGCACGACTACCTGTACGAGTTGTCCCTGCGCGCCCGCCAAGGCGGACGCCGGCGCTGGCTGCACACCTGTATCCTGGCCTTCGCCGCCACGGCGCTGGCGATCTCGGGCGGCGTTCAAGCCGATGCGCCCTGGCCCGACAAGCCGGTGCGCATCATCGTTCCCTTCACCGCGGGTGGCACCACGGACGTGGTCGCCCGCGTGGTGGGCGCGGAGCTGGGCCAGATGTGGCACCAGTCGGTGGTCATCGACAACCGGCCCGGCGCGGGCGGCGCCATCGGCGCCACGTTGACGGCCAAGGCGCCGCCTGACGGCTACACCCTGCTGATGGCGTCCGGCAGCATGTTCACCGTCAATCCTTATCTGTACCGCAACCTGCCCTACACCCTGAAGGATTTCGACTACATCACCAACGTGGCCAGCGGCCCGATGCTCGTGCTGGTCAACAGCGCGCTTCCCGCGCATGACCTGAAGGAGCTGATCGCGCTGGCCAAGGCGCAGCCGAAGAAGCTGAACTTCGGCTCGGCGGGGAACGGCAGCCAGGTGCACATGGCCGGCGAAGCCCTGGCCGACGCCGCCGGCATCCAGATCACGCATGTGCCGTACAAGGGCGAGGCCCTGGCCTACAACGATCTGCTCGCCGGCCAGGTCCAGCTGGTGGTCGGCAATATCGCCGCGGCCTCGGTGTTCGCCAAGAGCGGCAAGGCCCGCGCGCTGGCCGTCACGGGGCCCGCGCGCTCGCCGATGATGCCCGACGTGCCGACCGCGAAGGAAGCCGGCCTGCCGGGCTACGAAACGACGGGCTGGTTCGCCCTGGTCACCGCGGTGGGGACGCCCAAGGACATCGTCGACAAGATCCAGCGCGATACCGCCAAGGTCCTGCAGAATCCCGCCGTGCGCGAGAAGCTGGCCGGGCAGGGCATGACGCCGGTGGGCAACACGCCGGCCGAGCTCGTCAAAAGCATTCAGGACGAATCCGGAAAGTGGAAGGCGATCGTCGCCCGCCGCAATCTTTCCATTGATTGA
- a CDS encoding succinate dehydrogenase: protein MSIRTQARLWYLQRISAMALALFVAVHIAIIVYAVQGGLSGAEILARTRGSIGFAAFYGLFVLACAVHVPIGLLRIAEEWLRWRGRSAVAAALAFAVLLAVMGLRAVYGVVA, encoded by the coding sequence ATGAGCATACGCACGCAGGCCCGGCTCTGGTATCTGCAGCGCATCAGCGCGATGGCCCTGGCGCTGTTCGTCGCGGTCCATATCGCGATCATCGTGTATGCCGTGCAAGGTGGACTGAGCGGCGCCGAGATCCTGGCGCGCACGCGCGGCAGCATCGGGTTCGCCGCGTTCTACGGCCTCTTCGTGCTGGCCTGCGCGGTGCACGTGCCGATCGGCCTGCTGCGTATCGCGGAAGAATGGCTGCGCTGGCGCGGGCGTTCGGCCGTGGCGGCCGCGCTGGCCTTCGCCGTGCTGCTCGCCGTCATGGGCCTGCGGGCCGTGTACGGGGTGGTGGCGTGA
- a CDS encoding hybrid sensor histidine kinase/response regulator, producing MSEVERERRKRREATDRVARALLESATDFAIFTVDLALVITSWNSGARHLFGWDEDEALGADSSMIFTPESRARGDHLAEAETARMRGRAEDERWHLRKDGSMLWASGLMQPFLDDRTGEHIGYLKIVRDRTEQHLTESRAKAVDARFRALVESSPQMTFFTDAKGRVIYTSPYWVRYTGWNQQDGRGGDWTESLHPEDRVPLQQAWRAAMANGTGCEMEIRFRCAADDSWRWFMARAAPIEEDGRVSGWLIIAFDIDLVVAARNDLRRSQKLLLNEVARGRAERDRTWQLANDLMVVTDFDGYVLDANPAWTARLGWQHEELLGNNILGLVHPDYSSLAQNQLDRLQRGHAASRFVCECRHRDGSYRTLSWTAVPGDGLVHAVAQDVTAENEATAELELAQEALRQSQKMEAVGQLTGGIAHDFNNLLTGIMGALQLMQKRVERGEPMDMLRYTDMAMESAKRAAALTHRLLAFSRRQPLAPKPTPPNRLVGNLTELFERTLGEKIALDVDLQEDLWNVLCDAHQLENAILNLVINARDAMPDGGTLTITTRNVDLDNIAVARAVILTAGEYVCICVADTGVGMPADVAAKAFEPFFSTKPQGEGTGLGLSMVYGFVRQSGGHTELDSRPGEGTAIRMYLPRYGGAVVEETAAGGSRNRPAPRLPPRHPLVLVVEDDPRVRNLLVEVLQDQQCRVVEAADGLSGLRILQETPGIQLVLSDIGLPGMDGRLMVEKALAANPGLKVILMTGYAQSLALTEGLREPGIELVTKPFGIDEITRRICAVLGS from the coding sequence ATGAGCGAAGTCGAGAGGGAGCGGCGCAAGCGGCGCGAGGCCACGGACCGCGTTGCCCGTGCGTTGCTGGAAAGCGCGACGGACTTCGCCATTTTCACGGTCGATCTGGCGCTCGTCATCACAAGCTGGAACTCGGGCGCCCGCCACCTGTTCGGCTGGGATGAGGACGAAGCCCTGGGCGCCGATTCGTCGATGATCTTCACGCCCGAGTCGCGCGCGCGGGGCGACCACCTGGCGGAAGCGGAGACCGCCCGTATGCGCGGCCGCGCCGAGGACGAGCGCTGGCATCTGCGCAAGGATGGCTCGATGCTGTGGGCCTCCGGCCTGATGCAGCCCTTCCTGGACGACCGCACGGGCGAACACATCGGCTACCTGAAGATAGTACGCGACCGTACCGAACAGCACCTGACGGAGAGCCGCGCCAAGGCCGTCGACGCGCGTTTCCGCGCGCTGGTGGAAAGCTCGCCGCAGATGACCTTCTTCACCGACGCCAAGGGACGTGTCATCTACACCAGTCCGTACTGGGTCCGCTATACCGGCTGGAACCAGCAGGACGGGCGGGGCGGCGACTGGACCGAATCCCTGCATCCCGAAGACCGCGTGCCGCTGCAGCAGGCCTGGCGCGCCGCCATGGCGAACGGCACCGGCTGCGAAATGGAAATCCGCTTCAGGTGCGCCGCCGACGACAGCTGGCGCTGGTTCATGGCGCGCGCCGCGCCCATCGAGGAGGATGGCCGGGTCAGCGGCTGGCTCATCATCGCCTTCGATATCGACCTGGTGGTGGCGGCGCGCAACGATCTGCGCCGCAGCCAGAAGCTGCTGCTGAACGAGGTGGCGCGCGGCAGGGCGGAGCGCGACCGCACCTGGCAGCTGGCCAACGACCTGATGGTGGTGACGGATTTCGACGGCTACGTGCTCGACGCCAACCCGGCATGGACCGCGCGGCTGGGCTGGCAGCACGAAGAACTGCTCGGCAACAACATCCTGGGGCTGGTCCATCCCGACTACAGTTCGCTGGCGCAGAACCAGCTCGATCGCCTGCAGCGGGGCCATGCCGCGTCGCGTTTCGTGTGCGAATGCCGGCACCGGGACGGCAGCTACCGCACGCTGTCCTGGACCGCCGTGCCCGGGGACGGCCTGGTGCATGCGGTCGCCCAGGACGTCACGGCGGAGAACGAAGCGACCGCCGAACTGGAACTGGCGCAGGAAGCGCTGCGCCAGTCGCAGAAGATGGAAGCCGTGGGACAGCTCACCGGCGGCATCGCGCACGATTTCAACAATCTGCTGACCGGCATCATGGGCGCGCTGCAGCTCATGCAGAAGCGCGTCGAGCGCGGCGAACCCATGGACATGCTGCGCTACACGGATATGGCAATGGAGTCGGCCAAGCGCGCGGCGGCGCTGACACACCGGCTGCTGGCGTTTTCGCGGCGCCAGCCGTTGGCGCCCAAACCCACACCTCCGAACCGGCTCGTGGGCAACCTGACGGAACTGTTCGAGCGTACCTTGGGCGAAAAGATCGCCCTGGACGTGGACCTGCAGGAGGATCTCTGGAATGTGCTGTGCGACGCGCACCAGCTGGAGAACGCCATCCTGAACCTGGTGATCAACGCGCGCGACGCCATGCCCGACGGCGGTACGCTCACCATCACCACGCGCAATGTGGATCTGGACAATATCGCGGTGGCGCGCGCCGTCATCCTGACCGCGGGGGAGTACGTCTGTATCTGCGTGGCGGACACCGGCGTGGGCATGCCGGCCGACGTCGCCGCCAAGGCCTTCGAACCTTTCTTCAGCACCAAGCCGCAGGGCGAAGGCACGGGGCTGGGGTTGTCCATGGTCTATGGCTTCGTGCGGCAGTCCGGCGGCCACACGGAGCTGGACAGCCGGCCCGGCGAGGGAACCGCCATCCGCATGTATCTGCCCCGCTACGGCGGGGCGGTCGTCGAAGAAACCGCCGCCGGCGGCTCGCGGAACCGTCCCGCGCCGCGGCTGCCGCCGCGCCACCCGCTGGTGCTCGTGGTGGAGGATGACCCGCGCGTGCGCAATCTGCTGGTCGAGGTCCTGCAGGACCAGCAGTGCCGGGTCGTGGAAGCCGCGGACGGACTGTCGGGGCTGCGCATCCTGCAGGAAACGCCGGGCATCCAGCTGGTGCTCAGCGACATCGGCCTGCCGGGCATGGACGGCAGGCTCATGGTCGAAAAGGCGCTTGCCGCCAATCCCGGGCTGAAGGTGATCCTGATGACCGGGTACGCGCAAAGCCTGGCCTTGACCGAAGGCCTGCGCGAGCCGGGCATCGAACTGGTCACCAAGCCCTTCGGCATCGACGAGATCACGCGCCGCATCTGCGCCGTCCTGGGCAGTTGA
- a CDS encoding L-aspartate oxidase: MNLAQPIKRLRTDILILGAGGAGLFAALHAHQRAPDLSITVAVKGLLGKCGCTRMVQGGYNVALAPGDSVERHFMDTIEGSKWLANQDLAWTLVSTAIERIHELENELGCFFDRNPDGTVHQKAFAGQTFDRTVHKGDLTGIEIINRLAEQVWRRGIGRLEEHRALALVRGADGESLAGVLMIDVRTGGFVFVQARAVLLATGGGPTMYKYHTPSGDKSCDGLAMALAAGLPLRDMEMVQFHPTGLLAGTQTRMTGTVLEEGLRGAGGYLLNGDKERFMERYDARADRATRDIVSRGIYAEMRAGRTSPNGGVYIQMHHLGVDEVRRQFKGMVERCADCGFDLAGGLVEVVPTAHYMMGGVVFQPDCRTALRGLFAAGEDTGGVHGANRLGGNGVANSTVFGGIAGDSMADWVRQEGQWHAPDEAAITAAVDDALAPFARPADGLNAIREALYDCMWDDVGIMRDATGLLRARGTLAGLRDRLALTGVAGADRAFNPTWHDWLNLRSLITVSQVITEAALAREDSRGAHFREDFPLAGDMLGSAYTVARWRDGAVGIAREPVGFTRVAPGTTLLRDAA, from the coding sequence ATGAACCTGGCCCAGCCCATCAAACGCCTGCGCACCGATATCCTGATCCTGGGCGCCGGCGGCGCGGGATTGTTCGCGGCGCTTCACGCGCATCAACGCGCGCCCGATCTGTCGATCACCGTGGCCGTCAAGGGCCTGCTCGGCAAATGCGGCTGCACGCGCATGGTGCAGGGCGGCTACAACGTCGCGCTGGCGCCCGGCGATTCGGTGGAACGCCACTTCATGGACACCATTGAAGGCAGCAAGTGGCTGGCGAACCAGGACCTGGCATGGACGCTGGTCAGTACCGCCATCGAGCGCATCCACGAACTGGAAAACGAGCTGGGCTGCTTCTTCGACCGCAACCCGGACGGCACGGTGCATCAGAAGGCCTTCGCCGGACAGACCTTCGACCGGACCGTCCACAAGGGTGACCTGACCGGCATCGAGATCATCAATCGCCTGGCCGAACAGGTATGGCGGCGCGGCATCGGCAGGCTGGAGGAACATCGCGCGCTGGCCCTGGTGCGCGGCGCCGACGGCGAGTCGCTGGCGGGCGTGCTGATGATAGACGTGCGTACCGGCGGCTTCGTTTTCGTGCAGGCGCGCGCGGTGCTGCTGGCGACTGGCGGCGGCCCGACCATGTACAAGTACCACACGCCGTCCGGCGACAAGAGCTGCGACGGACTGGCCATGGCCCTGGCGGCGGGCCTGCCGCTGCGCGATATGGAGATGGTGCAATTCCATCCCACCGGGCTGCTGGCCGGCACCCAGACGCGCATGACCGGCACCGTTCTGGAAGAAGGCCTGCGCGGCGCCGGCGGCTACCTGTTGAACGGCGACAAGGAGCGGTTCATGGAGCGCTACGATGCGCGCGCCGACCGGGCCACCCGCGATATCGTCTCGCGCGGCATCTATGCGGAAATGCGCGCCGGACGCACGTCTCCCAACGGGGGCGTCTATATCCAGATGCACCACCTGGGCGTCGACGAGGTGCGGCGCCAGTTCAAGGGCATGGTGGAGCGCTGCGCCGACTGCGGTTTCGACCTGGCCGGCGGCCTGGTCGAAGTGGTGCCCACGGCGCATTACATGATGGGCGGCGTGGTGTTCCAGCCGGACTGCCGGACGGCGCTGCGCGGCCTGTTCGCGGCCGGCGAGGACACCGGCGGCGTGCACGGCGCGAACCGCCTGGGCGGCAACGGCGTGGCAAACTCCACCGTGTTCGGCGGCATCGCCGGCGACAGCATGGCGGACTGGGTGCGGCAGGAAGGACAATGGCACGCGCCCGACGAGGCGGCCATCACCGCCGCGGTCGACGACGCGCTGGCGCCCTTCGCGCGGCCGGCGGACGGATTGAACGCCATACGCGAAGCCCTGTACGACTGCATGTGGGACGACGTGGGCATCATGCGCGACGCCACGGGCCTGCTGCGCGCCCGCGGCACGCTGGCCGGCCTGCGCGATCGCCTGGCGCTGACCGGCGTGGCCGGCGCGGACCGGGCGTTCAATCCGACCTGGCATGACTGGCTGAACCTGCGCAGCCTGATCACCGTCAGCCAGGTCATCACCGAAGCGGCGCTGGCCCGCGAGGATTCGCGCGGCGCCCATTTCCGGGAAGACTTTCCCCTGGCCGGCGATATGCTGGGGTCCGCCTACACGGTGGCGCGGTGGCGGGACGGCGCGGTGGGCATCGCGCGCGAGCCTGTCGGCTTCACGCGCGTCGCGCCGGGAACGACGCTGCTGCGCGACGCCGCCTGA
- a CDS encoding succinate dehydrogenase/fumarate reductase iron-sulfur subunit, with amino-acid sequence MDMLQARIWRSAGAGAFVTYRVPRHTSQTVLDVVTYIQRELQPDLGYRYACRVGMCGSCAMTVNGKARWTCRTHVSKVAPDGQLEIAPLSNLPVIKDLVTDMSGFFDKWSQAKGSFTGSLSRHDEFARVPPASPRRQAVDAGIECIGCGVCYASCDVVTWRPDYLGPAALNRAWTLMNDERDIDGAQRLRAVAGDAGCHSCHTQGSCTERCPKALAPTAGIAGLKRLAAKAAIKGEL; translated from the coding sequence ATGGACATGTTGCAAGCAAGGATATGGCGCAGCGCCGGCGCGGGCGCCTTCGTGACCTACCGCGTGCCGCGCCATACCAGCCAGACCGTGCTGGACGTGGTGACGTATATCCAGCGCGAACTGCAGCCCGACCTGGGCTATCGCTATGCCTGCCGCGTGGGCATGTGCGGCTCCTGCGCCATGACCGTCAACGGCAAGGCCCGCTGGACCTGCCGCACCCACGTGTCCAAGGTCGCGCCGGACGGGCAACTGGAGATCGCGCCGCTGTCGAACCTGCCGGTGATCAAGGACCTGGTGACCGACATGAGCGGCTTCTTCGACAAATGGAGCCAGGCCAAGGGCAGTTTCACCGGGTCGCTGTCGCGCCATGACGAGTTCGCGCGCGTGCCGCCCGCGTCCCCCCGGCGCCAGGCGGTGGATGCCGGGATCGAATGCATCGGTTGCGGCGTTTGCTACGCGTCCTGCGATGTGGTGACCTGGCGGCCCGACTATCTGGGGCCGGCCGCATTGAACCGGGCCTGGACCTTGATGAATGACGAACGCGATATCGACGGGGCGCAGCGCCTGCGTGCCGTGGCGGGCGACGCCGGCTGCCATTCCTGCCACACGCAGGGCAGCTGTACGGAGCGCTGTCCCAAGGCGCTGGCGCCGACCGCCGGCATCGCGGGCCTGAAGCGGCTGGCCGCCAAGGCGGCGATCAAGGGCGAGCTGTGA
- a CDS encoding sulfite exporter TauE/SafE family protein translates to MWDFLVSHLGASVTGVDPWPLLVAGMALTGGYIIFGMTGFGSAIVAMPLLTQVMPLHRAVPIMLVCDMVSGMLLGATSRRDVEMTELRRIVPWMLLGMVAGLGMLMYVPERPLLIVLGVGVLGYSLWRLRGGDVFRRLSAGWAIPLGVGGGGLTAMFGTGGPLYTIYLAGRLEDRHALRATVGTLIMLTGVTRLVMFAITGLLLQPAVLALMVWLVPCCLFGMRVGSWLRHRISPAHIFRLLWTVLILGSISLLANAIAG, encoded by the coding sequence ATGTGGGATTTCCTGGTATCGCATCTGGGCGCGTCCGTCACCGGCGTGGACCCATGGCCGCTACTGGTCGCCGGCATGGCGCTGACCGGCGGCTACATCATTTTCGGGATGACGGGCTTCGGCTCGGCCATCGTCGCCATGCCGTTGCTGACACAGGTCATGCCCCTGCACCGCGCGGTGCCCATCATGCTGGTGTGCGACATGGTCTCCGGCATGCTGCTGGGCGCCACCAGCCGCCGCGACGTGGAGATGACGGAGTTGCGCCGCATCGTTCCATGGATGCTGCTCGGCATGGTCGCCGGCCTGGGCATGCTGATGTACGTCCCGGAGCGGCCGCTGCTGATCGTGCTCGGCGTAGGCGTGCTCGGCTACTCGCTCTGGCGTCTGCGCGGCGGCGACGTCTTCCGCCGCTTGAGCGCGGGCTGGGCCATTCCCCTGGGCGTGGGCGGCGGCGGACTCACGGCGATGTTCGGCACCGGCGGGCCCCTGTACACGATCTACCTGGCGGGCCGGCTGGAAGACCGCCATGCATTGCGGGCGACGGTCGGCACCCTGATCATGCTCACCGGCGTGACCCGCCTGGTGATGTTCGCGATCACGGGGCTGCTGCTGCAGCCCGCCGTGCTGGCCCTGATGGTGTGGCTGGTGCCCTGCTGCCTATTCGGCATGCGCGTGGGCTCCTGGCTGCGGCACCGCATCTCGCCCGCGCACATCTTCCGCCTGCTGTGGACGGTGCTGATCCTGGGCAGCATCAGCCTGCTGGCGAACGCGATCGCCGGGTGA
- a CDS encoding ANTAR domain-containing response regulator — protein sequence MSSIRRLYEDLRSISVAVVHPPGEDRDLLIEQLKRIGCRLQVLWPYCQEPPRGADVVFFHLSQDMPTGGMWSASATDATLIALSDYESPTTLKLLLDSSAHGVLTKPFRSSGVLSTLVLARSAQGFQQRQQAKIQKLEATIKSRRQIDKAIKVLVDHQGMDEVKAYEHMRARATSLRVTVAEVAAMVIDAQEVMEKLGLGRAG from the coding sequence ATGAGCAGCATACGCCGCCTCTACGAAGACCTGCGCAGCATCAGCGTCGCGGTGGTCCATCCGCCGGGGGAAGACCGCGACCTGCTGATCGAGCAGCTCAAGCGCATCGGCTGCCGCCTGCAGGTGCTCTGGCCCTATTGCCAGGAGCCGCCGCGCGGGGCCGACGTGGTGTTCTTCCATTTGTCGCAGGATATGCCGACCGGCGGCATGTGGAGCGCCAGCGCGACCGACGCCACGCTGATCGCGCTCTCCGACTACGAAAGCCCCACCACCCTCAAACTTCTGCTCGACAGCAGTGCCCACGGCGTGCTGACCAAGCCATTCCGCTCCTCCGGCGTGCTCAGCACCCTGGTGCTGGCGAGGTCGGCCCAGGGCTTCCAGCAGCGCCAGCAGGCCAAGATCCAGAAACTGGAAGCGACCATCAAGTCGCGGCGCCAGATCGATAAGGCGATCAAGGTCCTGGTCGACCATCAGGGCATGGACGAGGTCAAGGCCTACGAGCACATGCGCGCGCGGGCGACCAGCCTGCGCGTGACGGTGGCCGAAGTGGCGGCCATGGTCATCGACGCGCAGGAGGTCATGGAAAAGCTCGGCCTCGGGCGGGCCGGCTAG
- a CDS encoding fumarate hydratase, which yields MKPDLAAVEEAAKDLYIRALKILPPDVKAGIDRLAADETHEVARGVLQTMRTNIRVAEDNENLLCQDTGIPIYNVAIGRNVQVDGHALKQAIRRGCERATREHPLRSSVVHPLTRGNNHTSCGFEVPVIHIDFDEAPDRLSIEMIPKGSGSENNSFLKMAVPAEGIDAIKTFVVDCVIAAGGKTCPPTIVGVGVGGTSDLCVALAKRAATRPLGTQCADPEGARLEQVLSAAVNQLGVGPQGLGGDGTAFAVHIELAHTHITMNPVAVNMQCHSARRARAVITPQGIDYGF from the coding sequence ATGAAGCCAGATCTCGCGGCGGTGGAAGAAGCCGCCAAGGACCTTTACATCCGCGCCTTGAAAATCCTGCCGCCGGACGTCAAGGCCGGCATAGACAGGTTGGCCGCCGATGAAACGCACGAAGTCGCGCGCGGTGTGCTGCAGACCATGCGCACCAATATCCGCGTCGCCGAGGACAACGAGAACCTGCTGTGCCAGGACACCGGCATACCCATCTACAACGTCGCCATCGGCCGCAACGTCCAGGTCGACGGCCACGCGTTGAAGCAGGCCATCCGCCGGGGCTGCGAGCGGGCCACGCGCGAGCATCCGCTGCGATCGTCGGTCGTGCATCCGCTGACGCGCGGCAACAACCACACCTCCTGCGGCTTCGAGGTGCCCGTCATCCATATCGATTTCGACGAGGCGCCGGACCGCCTGTCCATCGAGATGATTCCCAAGGGCAGCGGCTCGGAGAACAACTCCTTCCTGAAGATGGCGGTCCCGGCGGAAGGCATCGACGCCATCAAGACCTTCGTGGTCGATTGCGTCATCGCGGCGGGCGGCAAGACCTGTCCGCCGACCATCGTGGGCGTGGGCGTGGGCGGGACGTCGGATCTCTGCGTGGCGCTGGCCAAGCGCGCGGCGACGCGGCCGCTGGGCACGCAATGCGCGGATCCGGAGGGCGCGCGGCTGGAGCAGGTGCTGTCGGCCGCGGTCAACCAGCTGGGCGTGGGGCCGCAAGGCCTGGGCGGCGATGGCACGGCGTTCGCCGTGCACATCGAGCTGGCCCATACCCACATCACCATGAACCCGGTGGCGGTGAACATGCAATGCCACTCGGCGCGGCGGGCCCGCGCCGTCATCACGCCGCAAGGCATCGATTACGGATTCTGA
- a CDS encoding fumarate hydratase C-terminal domain-containing protein, translated as MAHHELIMPVTEAQARQLRVNDTVTLQRTLYGIRDATQIHMFDKGRRTRMDLAGHAVIHTAPNVRKVPPSDAHPAGYEPVCIGTTTSDRMERFTRPLMQQYGVRLVIGKGGLRQGSQDAFRELGGAYLAIIGGTAALETTWIEQIEDVDLDDLNPESLWRFRIRDFGPLLVAMDSHGASLYDAVRQDTEARRAAVLAGLGVSAS; from the coding sequence ATGGCGCACCACGAACTGATCATGCCGGTGACCGAGGCGCAGGCGCGGCAGCTGCGCGTCAACGATACCGTCACCTTGCAGCGCACGCTCTACGGCATCCGCGACGCCACGCAGATCCACATGTTCGACAAGGGCCGCAGGACGCGCATGGACCTGGCGGGCCATGCGGTCATCCATACCGCGCCCAATGTCCGCAAGGTGCCGCCCAGCGACGCGCACCCGGCGGGCTATGAGCCCGTCTGCATCGGCACGACCACGTCCGACCGCATGGAGCGCTTCACGCGGCCGCTGATGCAGCAGTACGGCGTGCGGCTGGTGATCGGCAAGGGCGGCCTGCGGCAGGGCTCGCAGGATGCCTTCCGCGAACTGGGCGGCGCCTACCTGGCCATCATCGGCGGCACGGCGGCGCTCGAGACCACCTGGATCGAGCAGATCGAGGACGTCGACCTCGACGACCTGAACCCCGAATCGCTGTGGCGCTTCCGTATCCGCGACTTCGGTCCGCTGCTGGTCGCGATGGACAGCCACGGCGCCAGCCTGTACGACGCCGTCAGGCAGGACACCGAGGCGCGCCGCGCCGCCGTCCTGGCCGGCCTGGGAGTCAGCGCGTCATGA